From Solea solea chromosome 20, fSolSol10.1, whole genome shotgun sequence, one genomic window encodes:
- the LOC131447857 gene encoding uncharacterized protein LOC131447857 — translation MSSTSEVGDTLLGFGEHAHCSYKSLYNARDRETRTFVDWLRKHKKIGAGSRMDAFQKYVLARDKQSEPAHGLPQPGTSSSDPSGAELLAAAAEVDSPSTSRDTPTAVVPSSSLSSSEQPLEGPRPLPMAPQKPASGKELLPVSWRQTLPEEQQEWVGRALFKREPSSGKVVLTTPLKLWWHPPGPRPLYTQLPANAHAFFQRRFFLWMPYRMWAYRLKCPADGRKLMDAGLYKTVRRVLDMSGWYFMATENLECPACHKKIVSWSRDILDQLDVAHRNKFPAVLTYKLSCDMAVIGMLKERTLANGVARVRAFLVEHHSREWMARTIEYLSVLDKLMAPGAAPKEGALPELVKVPGLAWFRWVYVLDAMTRLDTTKAKVTSIFGDILKMDSTKKITKKLAGAAAGSAAWMANVGNEYGQVLVSVLTAAEGDGLANMATGLMRRYREAGKAPPKVMYVDRDCCAAVGTSSVHHMFHEWHELVVRLDVWHLMRRFARGVTTDSHQLYGLFMARLSFAIFEWDAGDVARLREAKQSMEGKDAHIKLSAKELARHCRRRTRGAAETERLLREVLDAFWDMTDIMGVPLIDRARMEEIWSTQRRHLHCIQDPEGVELYTQTGELTKGGVKLPVYRCARGSTSLKSFHLHQCRFIPGTSASDLHFQVYLLEGLMRWNENRGRAAVQGGQRSALRCYGAQQQHTFNRLAQRVKGLKPVVDYTQPREYTGELLGVEYLYSQSGAVLQQCPNAPEGTDEGEDDDDDDGGTLTDEGFEEEEPEEPEEIRLLAHHDALLQEPHSVPVREASSSQLGPPPPPLPPEDDSMEVQQAEEEDEDIVGPDGHPGYHQVVALAHGLVELRHHAFVTARQSREVVALWEKLTERDKAPVTFPRRHQDKLVQGRFKTSNRHAHTPGVESVKRVVLGQGAGAAQSPKASRLVEAIMLELCRIHTQDIRTIAGVCINRWAAIMRDYKQIRYNVVNCPALMACTRIQLYDVNQRTLSMWHNQRSKAMTRDTLTISVPGPSAPQTAAEPLPAPRTLLQDPQQPDQPFEHHLPADASGLAVTIRGPLAPELFDLIVDHQSATTSSASAPPADTTTTSSSADTTTISSADITTTTSPASTTATAPTVAPATIAPAIPRSTAWRRRVHAEMERRAQELGNFAKPYKKVPQFMCRRCGQPKTKQYGHSRYKRGTFCAQADGGTVEQWLSAMKDREREEAAAAAAATAAATAAPAKTTPNRTIFPAP, via the exons atgtcg AGTACAAGTGAGGTGGGTGACACACTGTTGGGGTTTGGTGAGCACGCGCACTGTTCGTACAAGTCCTTGTACAACGCGAGGGACCGGGAGACTCGAAC CTTTGTGGATTGGTTACGCAAGCACAAGAAGATAGGAGCTGGGTCCAGGATGGATGCCTTCCAGAAGTATGTGCTGGCCCGGGACAAACAATCAGAGCCAGCACACGGACTCCCACAGCCAG GCACCTCCTCCTCCGACCCATCTGGCGCTGAGTTGCTTGCCGCTGCCGCCGAGGTCGACTCTCCCA GCACGTCCAGGGACACCCCAACAGCTGTGgtcccctcttcctctctctcctcctccgagCAGCCACTGGAAGGGCCAAGGCCATTACCGATGGCGCCTCAGAAACCTGCCTCTGGCAAAGAG ctgcttCCCGTCAGCTGGAGGCAGACGCTGccagaagagcagcaggagtGGGTGGGCCGGGCGCTGTTCAAGAGGGAACCCAGCAGCGGGAAGGTGGTCCTCACCACGCCACTCAAACTGTGGTGGCACCCTCCTGGCCCCCGGCCCCTCTACACACAGCTCCCCGCCAATGCTCACGCCTTCTTCCAGCGCCGATTCTTTCTGTGGATGCCCTATCGGATGTGGGCATATCGTCTGAAGTGCCCTGCCGATGGGCGGAAACTGATGGACGCTGGACTGTACAAGACCGTCCGGAGGGTCTTGGACATGAGCGGGTGGTACTTTATGGCCACAGAGAACCTTGAGTGCCCCGCCTGTCACAAGAAGATTGTGAGCTGGTCACGGGACATCTTAGACCAGCTGGACGTCGCGCACCGCAATAAGTTTCCAGCTGTTCTCACGTACAA GTTGTCCTGTGACATGGCGGTGATCGGGATGTTGAAGGAGCGCACCCTGGCCAACGGTGTGGCTCGCGTCCGTGCCTTCCTGGTGGAGCATCACTCCAGGGAGTGGATGGCGCGGACGATCGAGTACCTCTCCGTGCTTGACAAGCTAATGGCACCTGGAGCGGCACCAAAAGAGGGGGCGCTCCCAGAGCTCGTGAAGGTGCCCGGACTCGCCTGGTTCAGGTGGGTGTACGTCCTGGATGCCATGACCAGGCTGGACACGACCAAGGCTAAGGTGACGTCCATTTTTGGTGACATACTTAAGATGGACTCCACCAAGAAG ATCACCAAAAAGCTTGCAGGCGCTGCCGCCGGCTCGGCCGCCTGGATGGCCAACGTTGGCAACGAGTACGGGCAGGTACTCGTGTCCGTCCTCACTGCAGCCGAGGGGGACGGACTGGCCAACATGGCGACCGGCCTGATGCGGCGGTACCGCGAAGCCGGAAAGGCCCCTCCAAAGGTCATGTACGTGGACCGGGACTGCTGTGCCGCCGTGGGTACGTCATCAGTACACCACATGTTCCACGAGTGGCACGAGCTGGTGGTCAGGCTCGACGTGTGGCACCTCATGCGACGCTTTGCGAGGggtgtcaccacagacagcCACCAGCTCTACGGCCTCTTCATGGCGAGGCTGTCCTTTGCCATCTTCGAGTGGGACGCCGGAGACGTCGCCCGCCTGAGAGAGGCCAAGCAGTCCATGGAGGGGAAGGACGCCCACATCAAGCTGTCCGCCAAGGAGCTCGCTCGGCATTGTCGACGCCGTACGAGGGGTGCGGCGGAGACAGAGCGGCTCCTCCGGGAGGTGCTGGACGCCTTCTGGGACATGACGGACATCATGGGCGTCCCGTTGATCGACCGCGCCCGCATGGAGGAGATCTGGAGCACACAGCGCCGCCACCTCCACTGCATCCAGGACCCGGAGGGGGTGGAGCTGTACACCCAGACAGGTGAGCTCACCAAGGGCGGTGTTAAGCTCCCCGTCTACCGGTGCGCACGTGGCTCCACTTCCCTCAAGTCCTTCCACCTGCACCAGTGCCGCTTCATTCCAG GTACATCTGCAAGTGACTTACACTTCCAGGTGTACCTGCTGGAGGGCCTGATGCGGTGGAATGAAAACCGCGGACGAGCGGCAGTCCAGGGAGGTCAGCGATCGGCGCTGCGGTGCTACGGtgcccagcagcagcacacgtTCAACCGGCTGGCCCAGCGGGTCAAGGGGCTCAAGCCGGTTGTCGACTACACCCAGCCCAGGGAGTACACAG GGGAACTCTTGGGGGTAGAGTATTTGTACTCCCAGTCGGGCGCTGTGCTGCAGCAGTGTCCCAACGCTCCGGAAGGGACCGACGAGGGcgaggacgacgacgacgacgatggcGGCACACTGACCGACGAGggctttgaggaggaggagccggaGGAGCCGGAGGAGATCCGTCTCCTGGCCCATCACGACGCTCTCCTCCAGGAGCCCCACAGTGTGCCTGTGCGTGAGGCCTCGTCATCCCAGTTGGgacctcccccaccccccctacCCCCCGAGGACGACAGTATGGAGGTGCagcaggctgaggaggaggatgaa GACATCGTTGGGCCAGACGGTCACCCCGGTTACCATCAAGTGGTGGCCCTGGCCCACGGCCTCGTGGAGCTGCGTCACCACGCCTTTGTCACCGCTCGTCAGTCCAGGGAGGTTGTCGCTCTCTGGGAGAAGCTGACTGAGAGGGACAAGGCACCGGTGACCTTCCCCCGCCGCCACCAAGACAAGCTGGTCCAAGGTCGATTCAAGACCAGCAACCGGCACGCTCACACGCCAGGAGTGGAGAGTGTGAAGCG tgtcGTCCTGGGTCAGGGCGCAGGAGCGGCACAGTCTCCTAAAGCCAGCAGGCTTGTTGAAGCCATCATGCTGGAGCTGTGCCGCATTCACACCCAGGACATCAGGACGATCGCCGGGGTCTGCATCAACCGCTGGGCTGCCATCATGAGGGACTATAAGCAGATCCGGTACAACGTGGTCAACTGTCCTGCCCTCATGGCGTGCACCCGCATCCAGCTGTATGATGTCAATCAGCGGACCCTGTCGATGTG GCACAATCAGAGGAGCAAGGCGATGACGAGGGACACCCTCACCATCTCAGTTCCGGGGCCCAGCGCTCCCCAGACCGCAGCGGAGCCCCTGCCTGCCCCACGGACTCTGCTGCAGGACCCCCAACAGCCAGACCAGCCCTTTGAGCACCACCTGCCCGCGGATGCCTCGGGCCTGGCTGTCACTATCAGAGGGCCGCTGGCCCCGGAACTGTTTGACCTCATCGTCGACCACCAGAGTGCCACCACCTCCTCAGCGTCAGCCCCACCAGcagacaccaccaccacctcctcctcagcggacaccaccaccatctcctcagcggacatcaccaccaccacctccccaGCTTCGACAACAGCCACTGCTCCAACTGTCGCTCCAGCCACCATCGCTCCAGCCATTCCCCGCTCTACTGCCTGGAGGCGCCGGGTACACGCTGAGATGGAGCGTCGTGCCCAGGAGCTAGGGAACTTTGCAAAGCCCTACAAGAAGGTTCCCCAGTTCATGTGCAGGCGCTGTGGCCAGCCAAAGACCAAGCAGTATGGCCACAGCCGCTACAAACGGGGGACCTTCTGTGCCCAGGCTGACGGGGGGACTGTGGAGCAGTGGCTGTCGGCAATGAAGGACAGAGAGCGCGAGGaggctgccgccgccgctgctgctactgctgctgccaccgcCGCCCCCGCCAAAACCACCCCTAACCGCACCATATTCCCAGCACCCTAg